In Topomyia yanbarensis strain Yona2022 chromosome 2, ASM3024719v1, whole genome shotgun sequence, one DNA window encodes the following:
- the LOC131682647 gene encoding cytochrome c oxidase assembly protein COX20, mitochondrial encodes MDKSKVDFDELLPYPTSERSVILFGRDLSQIPCFRSSFLYGISVGIAGGLAAFMKTSRPQLSTHVGFGTFMGTTLCYFFVCRYNWSKQSEHVEELQKLMQQHAMYEGTEKERELDRKAESV; translated from the exons ATGGACAAAAGCAAGGTTGATTTCGACGAACTTTTGCCCTACCCTACATCAGAACGA TCGGTCATCCTGTTCGGTCGAGATTTGAGTCAGATTCCCTGTTTCAGGAGCAGTTTTCTGTACGGTATCAGTGTTGGGATAGCAGGTGGCCTCGCCGCTTTTATGAAAACTTCTCGACCCCAACTGTCGACTCATGTAGGCTTTGGCACTTTCATGGGAACTACTCTGTGCTATTTTTTCGTATGCCG CTACAATTGGTCCAAACAGAGTGAACATGTGGAGGAGCTTCAGAAGTTGATGCAGCAACATGCGATGTACGAAGGAACCGAGAAAGAAAGAGAGCTTGACCGAAAAGCGGAATCTGTATAG
- the LOC131682640 gene encoding uncharacterized protein LOC131682640, giving the protein MSGHPLNSLKNYDVVDESECKVDISTFKSIEERSIAAKEPPPNVAAAADDENNSKPAKRKRKKRLLVTKKEFKRSEGQKKRRQARQVVTEACSCYLSCPRKITPEQRQDLNNRYWELEHVEQKKFIKRYSVQGKVKRRRVPVDPLGGVDVKKAYTYSFYLPDDKGELQTVCCTFFLNTLGYRKGCGNHIYRAHMKDSLSDKRGKYERDRSLRDAIWDDILSYSPRTYHKGLKYSATALYLPIQLNAKMMHADFKARREPFGEKPGSASFYCAILREMDVHFVEMDDFVIPERKPIVVPPPPAPETFLPPEPIAAAVPVSEEVYTTFTDLQPSESSTGQSYIHPPPVQHLAPIQTLTVGEPATMIYTHTVEPKPVESYYSMVPQDSSSPFVENVKQEPYYGLPIEPETVVESHYIKDNDDFSDSYSNMASEPSYTEPSYHAASCEIVKCEDNKNDLVREMYPPVQGEMTALKFENPAPNPSLEEFADEAKFVAKPRKRRAVKSNINPPIPVLPEGYPPVKRTKKYIAKVSNLVRRKMSHPVLHLECNCHLNCREKISSEQQERINDQYWSMRFADQRMFMLEHTERHAIKRRRTKIPSDGPVRKSCTYSYRLTDESGNYQAVCCQFYLNTIGFGAGSGNVIYRAHQVELSEAICDKRGKFARDTTLRDAMDDDILSYFSPEQQESGAILDLSATSWSPKKMYTQYVQRQAANDIDKPGSFGFYWRRVKELNVQFAPRPEPKTNGKKKPRSSSVTQKRAEAVVNVPSTCSFGFTTLQ; this is encoded by the exons ATGTCCGGGCATCCACTTAATTCCCTGAAGAACTACGATGTGGTGGATGAAAGCGAGTGTAAAGTAGATATTTCGACTTTCAAGTCCATCGAAGAACGTTCCATTGCTGCTAAGGAACCTCCTCCAAATGTTGCGGCTGCGGCCGACGATGAAAACAACTCTAAACCTGCCAAACGCAAAAGGAAAAAGCGACTTTTAGTTACCAAAAAAGAGTTCAAACGATCCGAAGGACAAAAAAAGCGCCGTCAGGCACGGCAAGTGGTAACTGAGGCATGCTCGTGCTACCTATCCTGCCCGCGTAAGATTACGCCCGAGCAGCGCCAGGACCTGAACAATCGCTATTGGGAATTGGAACATGTCGAGCAAAAAAAGTTTATCAAGAGGTATTCGGTGCAGGGAAAGGTTAAAAGAAGACGGGTTCCGGTGGATCCCTTGGGAGGTGTGGACGTAAAGAAAGCCTATACCTATTCGTTTTATTTGCCCGATGATAAGGGAGAGTTGCAAACGGTGTGTTGCACTTTCTTTCTCAATACGCTGGGATATCGAAAGGGATGCGG TAATCACATTTATCGGGCACATATGAAAGACTCACTTAGTGATAAACGAGGAAAGTACGAACGAGATCGTTCGCTGCGAGATGCCATCTGGGACGACATTTTGTCCTATTCACCGCGAACGTACCATAAGGGTCTGAAGTATAGTGCAACAGCACTTTATTTGCCTATTCAGCTGAATGCAAAAATGATGCATGCAGATTTCAAGGCAAGAAGAGAGCCTTTCGGGGAAAAACCTGGCAGTGCTAGTTTTTATTGTGCAATTCTTCGTGAAATGGATGTGCACTTTGTGGAAATGGATGATTTCGTAATACCTGAACGAAAACCGATAGTGGTTCCACCACCACCAGCGCCCGAAACATTTCTACCTCCAGAGCCTATAGCTGCTGCAGTGCCAGTCTCGGAAGAAGTGTATACAACTTTTACAGACTTGCAACCGTCTGAAAGTTCAACAGGTCAGTCTTACATTCATCCTCCTCCAGTCCAACACCTAGCACCAATCCAAACATTGACTGTTGGAGAACCAGCCACCATGATTTATACGCACACGGTTGAACCCAAACCAGTTGAGTCATACTATTCGATGGTACCACAAGATTCTTCATCTCCTTTCGTCGAGAATGTGAAACAAGAACCGTATTATGGACTTCCAATAGAACCTGAAACTGTAGTCGAGTCACACTATATAAAAGATAATGATGATTTCTCTGATTCTTACTCCAATATGGCGTCTGAACCGAGCTACACCGAACCTTCTTATCATGCAGCTTCTTGCGAGATAGTTAAGTGCGAAGATAACAAGAACGATCTAGTGCGTGAGATGTATCCTCCAGTGCAGGGGGAGATGACAGCGTTGAAGTTTGAAAATCCTGCACCCAATCCATCACTTGAGGAATTTGCAGATGAAGCCAAGTTTGTTGCTAAACCACGAAAAAGAAGAGCGGTAAAATCAAACATCAATCCGCCAATACCCGTACTACCTGAAGGCTATCCACCCGTTAAGCGAACAAAAAAGTATATCGCGAAAGTGAGCAATCTAGTTAGACGAAAAATGTCGCATCCCGTGTTGCACCTGGAGTGCAACTGTCACCTGAACTGTCGGGAAAAGATCAGCTCGGAACAACAGGAGCGCATCAATGACCAGTATTGGAGCATGCGGTTTGCCGATCAGCGCATGTTTATGTTAGAGCACACCGAGCGGCATGCGATCAAGCGGCGCCGAACAAAAATACCATCCGATGGTCCTGTTCGGAAAAGCTGCACCTACTCGTACCGGTTGACGGATGAAAGTGGCAACTACCAGGCAGTGTGCTGTCAGTTTTATCTAAATACCATCGGTTTTGGGGCGGGCAGTGG CAACGTGATCTACCGAGCCCACCAGGTTGAATTGAGCGAAGCCATCTGTGACAAACGGGGCAAATTTGCACGTGATACCACCTTACGGGATGCAATGGATGATGATATTCTATCATATTTCAGTCCCGAACAGCAAGAAAGTGGTGCCATATTGGATCTCTCCGCTACCAGTTGgtcaccgaaaaaaatgtacacGCAATATGTGCAACGGCAAGCGGCCAACGACATAGATAAGCCAGGTAGTTTTGGTTTCTACTGGAGAAGGGTGAAAGAATTGAATGTACAGTTTGCGCCGAGGCCCGAGCCCAAAACAAACGGGAAGAAAAAACCAAGGTCATCGAGCGTAACACAAAAACGAGCGGAAGCGGTTGTCAACGTTCCATCGACGTGTTCGTTTGGCTTCACAACGCTCCAATAG